A part of Clarias gariepinus isolate MV-2021 ecotype Netherlands chromosome 14, CGAR_prim_01v2, whole genome shotgun sequence genomic DNA contains:
- the asah2 gene encoding neutral ceramidase — translation MARKSLCCNLTTLEVSLIVLFVLMTGVVLGFITILTLDVKSDVHKTTEEPITPGSVGSNFYLIGVGRADCTGPVADVPLMGYANPDQSAGGIHTRLFSRAFIVDDGSKRVVFVSAEIGMVSQRLRLEVLKALEVKYGALYRQDNVVLSGTHTHSGPAGYFQYTLFMITSKGYIKPSIQAIVDGIVKSIDEAHKSMRPGRIFLNKGNVVDSNYNRSPHSYLNNPEEERRRYKTNTDEQIVSLKFTDQDGNGMGIFSWFAVHPVSMNYTNRMVNSDNLGYAAYLFEQEKNIGSLPGEGPFVAAFPTSNSGDASPNTRGPYCVNTWEKCDYINSSCPIGGTKMCVAFGPGKDMFESTRIIGESIYKKAKELYGSAQQEIYGSLHTAHQWVNMTDVTVLINSTHNAKTCKPALGHSFAAGTIDGGGDLNFTQGAIEGDPFWDGIRDAILGKPSKEVEDCQNPKPILFSTGEMNWPLPWHPEIVDVQIITIGSVAIVAVPGEVTTMSGRRIREAVKQELEMNKAFTNTEVVVTGLCNIYTHYIATYEEYQVQRYEGASTIYGPHTLSAYIQNFRGLAKAIAQGKTGEIPKGPEPPFFKNSQLFSLLAAVPVDKTPSNITFGEVLEQVNPVYKVGEVASVTFVAGNPRNSGDMRDKTFVTVEKLLTSTSTWEVVHTDASWETRFYWIKGTGGLSNATVEWHIPLSANAGTYRIRHFGHSKKLNLIIPVITPYEGTSDTFKVTKTFYSF, via the exons ATGGCTCGGAAATCACTATGCTGTAATCTCACCACTTTGGAGGTTTCGCTCATAGTTCTGTTTGTTCTGATGACTGGAGTCGTATTGGGATTTATAACCATATTAACTCTTGACGTTAAGTCAGACGTGCACA AGACTACAGAAGAGCCCATTACCCCTGGGAGTGTTGGAAGTAACTTTTATCTGATTGGAGTGGGTCGAGCAGATTGTACTGGACCAGTAGCAGATGTGCCTCTG aTGGGCTATGCTAATCCTGATCAGTCTGCAGGAGGAATCCACACACGGTTGTTTAGCCGGGCCTTCATTGTCGATGACGGCAGCAAAAGAGTGGTGTTCGTGAGTGCCGAGATAGGCATGGTCTCACAAAGACTGAGACTGGAG GTGCTCAAGGCACTCGAAGTGAAATATGGGGCTCTCTACAGGCAAGACAACGTAGTTCTCAGTGGCACACATACGCACTCTGGTCCAGCAGGCTATTTCCAGTACACCCTCTTCATGATCACCAGTAAAGGCTACATCAAGCCCTCTATCCAAGCAATCGTGGATGGAATTGTGAAG AGCATTGATGAGGCGCATAAAAGCATGAGGCCTGGGAGAATCTTTTTGAACAAAGGAAATGTTGTGGACAGTAACTACAACAGGAGTCCTCACTCGTACTTGAACAACCCCGAGGAGGAAAGAAGAAG GTACAAAACCAATACAGATGAGCAGATTGTAAGCCTGAAGTTCACAGATCAGGATGGCAATGGAATGGGAATATTCAG CTGGTTTGCTGTTCATCCAGTCAGTATGAATTACACTAATCGCATGGTGAACTCGGACAATCTGGGCTACGCAGCCTATCTGTTTGAACAAGAAAAGAACATTGGCTCCTTGCCTGGTGAG GGCCCATTTGTAGCAGCGTTTCCCACCAGTAACAGTGGAGACGCTTCTCCCAACACTCGTGGACCATATTGTGTGAATACTTGGGAGAAGTGTGATTATATCAACAGCTCATGTCCCATTGGTGGG ACTAAAATGTGTGTTGCTTTTGGACCGGGTAAAGACATGTTTGAAAGCACCAGGATTATTGGAGAAAGTATCTACAAAAAAGCAAAG GAACTTTATGGCAGCGCTCAGCAGGAGATTTATGGCAGTCTCCATACTGCACATCAGTGGGTCAACATGACGGACGTAACAGTACTTATTAACTCCACCCACAAT GCCAAGACGTGTAAGCCTGCACTTGGCCACAGCTTTGCTGCAGGAACGATAGATGGAGGAGGAGACCTTAACTTCACACAAG GGGCAATTGAAGGAGATCCATTCTGGGATGGTATTAGGGATGCCATCTTGGGTAAACCTTCTAAAGAAGTTGAGGACTGCCAAAACCCCAAGCCTATTCTCTTTAGCACTGGAGAG ATGAACTGGCCACTTCCATGGCACCCGGAAATAGTGGATGTACAGATCATCACTATTGGATCAGTGGCCATAGTGGCAGTTCCAGGAGAAGTGAC CACTATGTCAGGAAGAAGGATCAGAGAGGCAGTTAAACAG GAACTGGAGATGAATAAGGCTTTTACCAACACGGAAGTGGTTGTTACTGGTCTTTGCaacatctacacacactacattgCCACCTACGAGGAGTACCAG GTTCAGCGCTATGAAGGTGCTTCCACCATCTATGGGCCTCACACTCTCTCGGCCTACATTCAGAACTTCCGTGGCCTCGCCAAAGCCATCGCACAG GGCAAGACTGGAGAAATACCAAAAGGTCCCGAGCCTCCTTTCTTCAAAAATAGCCAGTTGTTCTCACTGCTAGCGGCCGTTCCTGTAGATAAAACACCAAGTAACATTACCTTCGGTGAGGTCCTGGAGCAGGTCAATCCTGTTTATAAAGTG GGAGAGGTCGCGTCTGTTACTTTTGTTGCTGGAAACCCCAGAAACTCTGGAGACATG CGAGACAAGACCTTTGTCACTGTGGAGAAACTTCTCACATCAACCAGCACATGGGAAGTTGTTCATACAGATGCATCATGGGAGACGAG ATTTTACTGGATTAAAGGGACAGGTGGTCTGAGCAACGCCACAGTGGAGTGGCATATTCCTCTCTCAGCAAACGCAGGTACCTACAGGATTCGTCACTTTGGACACTCCAAAAAGCTCAATCTCATCATTCCTGTGATCACTCCATATGAGGGCACATCAGATACGTTTAAAGTCACCAAAACATTCTATTCCTTTTGA
- the a1cf gene encoding APOBEC1 complementation factor isoform X1, with amino-acid sequence METNQKCGDGLTGTQKEAALRTLIQRTGYQLHQENGQRRYGGPPPDWEGPPPERGSEIFVGKLPRDLFEDELVPLCEKFGKIYEVRMMMDFNGNNRGYAFVTFGTKQEAKNAMKQLNNYEIRNGRLLGVCASVDNCRLFVGGIPKTKKKEEILAEMKKVTDGVVEVIVYPSAADKSKNRGFAFVEYESHRAAAMARRKLLPGRIQLWGHAIAVDWAEPEVEVDEDTMSTVKILYIRNLMLATTEETIEKEFNAIKPGSVERVKKIRDYAFVHFSQREDAIAAMNALNGKVIDGSPIEVTLAKPVDKDSYVRYTRGTGGRGTALLQGEYAYTLGQMYDPSAAYLGAPVFYAPHAYAALPSQFRFPTAKGHVSARGLVRPPSVREIYMNMPVGAAGVRGLGGRGYLAYAGVGRGCPTYQLKSDKHPEDKLYDLLPGMELTPMNPVTLKPQGIKHAPQILEDICQKNNWGQPVYQLHSAIGPDQRQLFLYKITIPALATQYPNIHPFTPAKLCAAVDEAKVHAAEHTLQTLGLHTEGADTSAAAAAAAAAAAAATAAVAFPGYAIANTAGTVGASQLKQTLSLGQDLAAYATYEGYPAFAVTARGDAYGVF; translated from the exons ATGGAAACCAATCAAAAATGCGGGGATGGACTGACTGGCACGCAGAAAGAGGCTGCACTGCGCACTCTCATCCAGCGCACAGGATATCAATTACACCAG GAAAATGGCCAGAGAAGATATGGAGGTCCACCACCTGATTGGGAAGGCCCACCACCAGAAAGGGGCAGTGAGATCTTTGTGGGCAAATTACCTCGAGACCTCTTTGAAGATGAGCTGGTACCTCTTTGTGAAAAA tTTGGCAAAATATATGAAGTACGGATGATGATGGATTTTAACGGGAACAACCGAGGTTACGCTTTTGTCACCTTCGGTACAAAACAAGAAGCCAAGAACGCCATGAAGCAACTCAATAATTATGAAATTAG GAACGGTCGTCTCCTGGGTGTCTGTGCAAGCGTGGACAATTGCCGCCTATTTGTGGGAGGTATCCCCAAAACCAAGAAGAAAGAAGAGATCCTGGCTGAAATGAAGAAGGTGACGGATGGTGTGGTGGAGGTGATCGTTTATCCCAGTGCCGCCGACAAGAGCAAGAACAGAGGCTTTGCTTTTGTGGAGTACGAAAGCCATCGTGCTGCAGCCATGGCCAGGAGGAAACTCCtaccag GCCGGATCCAGCTGTGGGGTCATGCCATCGCTGTGGACTGGGCAGAACCAGAAGTGGAAGTGGATGAAGACACAATGTCCACTGTAAAGATCCTGTACATCAGAAACCTGATGCTGGCTACAACAGAAGAGACCATTGAGAAGGAGTTCAATGCCATCAAACCTG GTTCAGTGGAGAGGGTGAAGAAGATCAGGGACTATGCTTTTGTACACTTCTCTCAGAGAGAAGACGCCATTGCAGCTATGAATGCATTAAACGGAAAG GTGATTGATGGCTCCCCTATAGAAGTGACGCTGGCTAAGCCCGTGGATAAGGACAGTTATGTGCGTTACACTCGTGGCACAGGGGGACGAGGGACGGCCCTGCTGCAGGGTGAATACGCCTACACACTGGGTCAGATGTATGACCCCTCAGCTGCCTACCTGGGTGCCCCAGTGTTTTATGCACCTCATGCTTACGCAGCTTTGCCCAGTCAGTTCCGCTTCCCCACTGCTAAAGGTCACGTGAGCGCTCGGGGTCTGGTGCGTCCACCCTCTGTCAGAG AAATTTACATGAATATGCCTGTAGGGGCGGCAGGTGTGCGGGGGCTGGGCGGTCGAGGCTACCTCGCCTATGCGGGTGTGGGCCGTGGCTGCCCCACATATCAGCTAAAGTCTGACAAACACCCTGAGGACAAACTCTACGACCTCCTCCCGGGCATGGAGCTCACACCCATGAACCCTGTTACCCTGAAGCCACAGGGAATCAAACATGCTCCACAG ATCTTGGAGGATATTTGTCAGAAGAATAACTGGGGTCAGCCAGTGTACCAGCTTCACTCTGCCATTGGACCAGATCAGAGGCAACTCTTCCTTTACAAAATCACCATCCCTGCTCTGGCCACTCAGTACCCTAATAT ACATCCATTCACCCCAGCTAAACTGTGTGCAGCAGTAGATGAAGCCAAAGTCCACGCAGCCGAGCACACACTTCAGACTCTCGGTTTACACACAGAGGGCGCCGATACTTCTGCTgctgccgccgccgccgccgccgctgctgctgctgctactgcTGCTGTGGCATTCCCAG GTTATGCAATCGCCAACACCGCTGGCACTGTGGGTGCTTCTCAGCTCAAACAAACTCTGTCTCTGGGGCAGGACCTGGCAGCCTATGCCACCTACGAGGGCTATCCAGCGTTCGCCGTCACTGCCCGTGGAGATGCTTATGGCGTATTCTAA
- the a1cf gene encoding APOBEC1 complementation factor isoform X2: METNQKCGDGLTGTQKEAALRTLIQRTGYQLHQENGQRRYGGPPPDWEGPPPERGSEIFVGKLPRDLFEDELVPLCEKFGKIYEVRMMMDFNGNNRGYAFVTFGTKQEAKNAMKQLNNYEIRNGRLLGVCASVDNCRLFVGGIPKTKKKEEILAEMKKVTDGVVEVIVYPSAADKSKNRGFAFVEYESHRAAAMARRKLLPGRIQLWGHAIAVDWAEPEVEVDEDTMSTVKILYIRNLMLATTEETIEKEFNAIKPGSVERVKKIRDYAFVHFSQREDAIAAMNALNGKVIDGSPIEVTLAKPVDKDSYVRYTRGTGGRGTALLQGEYAYTLGQMYDPSAAYLGAPVFYAPHAYAALPSQFRFPTAKGHVSARGLVRPPSVRGAAGVRGLGGRGYLAYAGVGRGCPTYQLKSDKHPEDKLYDLLPGMELTPMNPVTLKPQGIKHAPQILEDICQKNNWGQPVYQLHSAIGPDQRQLFLYKITIPALATQYPNIHPFTPAKLCAAVDEAKVHAAEHTLQTLGLHTEGADTSAAAAAAAAAAAAATAAVAFPGYAIANTAGTVGASQLKQTLSLGQDLAAYATYEGYPAFAVTARGDAYGVF; encoded by the exons ATGGAAACCAATCAAAAATGCGGGGATGGACTGACTGGCACGCAGAAAGAGGCTGCACTGCGCACTCTCATCCAGCGCACAGGATATCAATTACACCAG GAAAATGGCCAGAGAAGATATGGAGGTCCACCACCTGATTGGGAAGGCCCACCACCAGAAAGGGGCAGTGAGATCTTTGTGGGCAAATTACCTCGAGACCTCTTTGAAGATGAGCTGGTACCTCTTTGTGAAAAA tTTGGCAAAATATATGAAGTACGGATGATGATGGATTTTAACGGGAACAACCGAGGTTACGCTTTTGTCACCTTCGGTACAAAACAAGAAGCCAAGAACGCCATGAAGCAACTCAATAATTATGAAATTAG GAACGGTCGTCTCCTGGGTGTCTGTGCAAGCGTGGACAATTGCCGCCTATTTGTGGGAGGTATCCCCAAAACCAAGAAGAAAGAAGAGATCCTGGCTGAAATGAAGAAGGTGACGGATGGTGTGGTGGAGGTGATCGTTTATCCCAGTGCCGCCGACAAGAGCAAGAACAGAGGCTTTGCTTTTGTGGAGTACGAAAGCCATCGTGCTGCAGCCATGGCCAGGAGGAAACTCCtaccag GCCGGATCCAGCTGTGGGGTCATGCCATCGCTGTGGACTGGGCAGAACCAGAAGTGGAAGTGGATGAAGACACAATGTCCACTGTAAAGATCCTGTACATCAGAAACCTGATGCTGGCTACAACAGAAGAGACCATTGAGAAGGAGTTCAATGCCATCAAACCTG GTTCAGTGGAGAGGGTGAAGAAGATCAGGGACTATGCTTTTGTACACTTCTCTCAGAGAGAAGACGCCATTGCAGCTATGAATGCATTAAACGGAAAG GTGATTGATGGCTCCCCTATAGAAGTGACGCTGGCTAAGCCCGTGGATAAGGACAGTTATGTGCGTTACACTCGTGGCACAGGGGGACGAGGGACGGCCCTGCTGCAGGGTGAATACGCCTACACACTGGGTCAGATGTATGACCCCTCAGCTGCCTACCTGGGTGCCCCAGTGTTTTATGCACCTCATGCTTACGCAGCTTTGCCCAGTCAGTTCCGCTTCCCCACTGCTAAAGGTCACGTGAGCGCTCGGGGTCTGGTGCGTCCACCCTCTGTCAGAG GGGCGGCAGGTGTGCGGGGGCTGGGCGGTCGAGGCTACCTCGCCTATGCGGGTGTGGGCCGTGGCTGCCCCACATATCAGCTAAAGTCTGACAAACACCCTGAGGACAAACTCTACGACCTCCTCCCGGGCATGGAGCTCACACCCATGAACCCTGTTACCCTGAAGCCACAGGGAATCAAACATGCTCCACAG ATCTTGGAGGATATTTGTCAGAAGAATAACTGGGGTCAGCCAGTGTACCAGCTTCACTCTGCCATTGGACCAGATCAGAGGCAACTCTTCCTTTACAAAATCACCATCCCTGCTCTGGCCACTCAGTACCCTAATAT ACATCCATTCACCCCAGCTAAACTGTGTGCAGCAGTAGATGAAGCCAAAGTCCACGCAGCCGAGCACACACTTCAGACTCTCGGTTTACACACAGAGGGCGCCGATACTTCTGCTgctgccgccgccgccgccgccgctgctgctgctgctactgcTGCTGTGGCATTCCCAG GTTATGCAATCGCCAACACCGCTGGCACTGTGGGTGCTTCTCAGCTCAAACAAACTCTGTCTCTGGGGCAGGACCTGGCAGCCTATGCCACCTACGAGGGCTATCCAGCGTTCGCCGTCACTGCCCGTGGAGATGCTTATGGCGTATTCTAA
- the a1cf gene encoding APOBEC1 complementation factor isoform X3: METNQKCGDGLTGTQKEAALRTLIQRTGYQLHQENGQRRYGGPPPDWEGPPPERGSEIFVGKLPRDLFEDELVPLCEKFGKIYEVRMMMDFNGNNRGYAFVTFGTKQEAKNAMKQLNNYEIRNGRLLGVCASVDNCRLFVGGIPKTKKKEEILAEMKKVTDGVVEVIVYPSAADKSKNRGFAFVEYESHRAAAMARRKLLPGRIQLWGHAIAVDWAEPEVEVDEDTMSTVKILYIRNLMLATTEETIEKEFNAIKPGSVERVKKIRDYAFVHFSQREDAIAAMNALNGKVIDGSPIEVTLAKPVDKDSYVRYTRGTGGRGTALLQGEYAYTLGQMYDPSAAYLGAPVFYAPHAYAALPSQFRFPTAKGHVSARGLVRPPSVREIYMNMPVGAAGVRGLGGRGYLAYAGVGRGCPTYQLKSDKHPEDKLYDLLPGMELTPMNPVTLKPQGIKHAPQILEDICQKNNWGQPVYQLHSAIGPDQRQLFLYKITIPALATQYPNIHPFTPAKLCAAVDEAKVHAAEHTLQTLGLHTEGADTSAAAAAAAAAAAAATAAVAFPGM, encoded by the exons ATGGAAACCAATCAAAAATGCGGGGATGGACTGACTGGCACGCAGAAAGAGGCTGCACTGCGCACTCTCATCCAGCGCACAGGATATCAATTACACCAG GAAAATGGCCAGAGAAGATATGGAGGTCCACCACCTGATTGGGAAGGCCCACCACCAGAAAGGGGCAGTGAGATCTTTGTGGGCAAATTACCTCGAGACCTCTTTGAAGATGAGCTGGTACCTCTTTGTGAAAAA tTTGGCAAAATATATGAAGTACGGATGATGATGGATTTTAACGGGAACAACCGAGGTTACGCTTTTGTCACCTTCGGTACAAAACAAGAAGCCAAGAACGCCATGAAGCAACTCAATAATTATGAAATTAG GAACGGTCGTCTCCTGGGTGTCTGTGCAAGCGTGGACAATTGCCGCCTATTTGTGGGAGGTATCCCCAAAACCAAGAAGAAAGAAGAGATCCTGGCTGAAATGAAGAAGGTGACGGATGGTGTGGTGGAGGTGATCGTTTATCCCAGTGCCGCCGACAAGAGCAAGAACAGAGGCTTTGCTTTTGTGGAGTACGAAAGCCATCGTGCTGCAGCCATGGCCAGGAGGAAACTCCtaccag GCCGGATCCAGCTGTGGGGTCATGCCATCGCTGTGGACTGGGCAGAACCAGAAGTGGAAGTGGATGAAGACACAATGTCCACTGTAAAGATCCTGTACATCAGAAACCTGATGCTGGCTACAACAGAAGAGACCATTGAGAAGGAGTTCAATGCCATCAAACCTG GTTCAGTGGAGAGGGTGAAGAAGATCAGGGACTATGCTTTTGTACACTTCTCTCAGAGAGAAGACGCCATTGCAGCTATGAATGCATTAAACGGAAAG GTGATTGATGGCTCCCCTATAGAAGTGACGCTGGCTAAGCCCGTGGATAAGGACAGTTATGTGCGTTACACTCGTGGCACAGGGGGACGAGGGACGGCCCTGCTGCAGGGTGAATACGCCTACACACTGGGTCAGATGTATGACCCCTCAGCTGCCTACCTGGGTGCCCCAGTGTTTTATGCACCTCATGCTTACGCAGCTTTGCCCAGTCAGTTCCGCTTCCCCACTGCTAAAGGTCACGTGAGCGCTCGGGGTCTGGTGCGTCCACCCTCTGTCAGAG AAATTTACATGAATATGCCTGTAGGGGCGGCAGGTGTGCGGGGGCTGGGCGGTCGAGGCTACCTCGCCTATGCGGGTGTGGGCCGTGGCTGCCCCACATATCAGCTAAAGTCTGACAAACACCCTGAGGACAAACTCTACGACCTCCTCCCGGGCATGGAGCTCACACCCATGAACCCTGTTACCCTGAAGCCACAGGGAATCAAACATGCTCCACAG ATCTTGGAGGATATTTGTCAGAAGAATAACTGGGGTCAGCCAGTGTACCAGCTTCACTCTGCCATTGGACCAGATCAGAGGCAACTCTTCCTTTACAAAATCACCATCCCTGCTCTGGCCACTCAGTACCCTAATAT ACATCCATTCACCCCAGCTAAACTGTGTGCAGCAGTAGATGAAGCCAAAGTCCACGCAGCCGAGCACACACTTCAGACTCTCGGTTTACACACAGAGGGCGCCGATACTTCTGCTgctgccgccgccgccgccgccgctgctgctgctgctactgcTGCTGTGGCATTCCCAGGTATGTAA